In one Desulfoferula mesophila genomic region, the following are encoded:
- a CDS encoding SPOR domain-containing protein — MVFKRPERRPRQRAAREPASPAKRGLGWVFAGILICWAFVLGILVGQGSLATPEQVAWVKQALGLERLLGSEPAPPPQRLTEAQFSFYDRVKQQRQTAPEQPAAPSKATAKAPPAPAAAPKPNAPSAPAQATATEAKAAAETKPASEGNATPKAKPAETPAPAGSAAPTQAEGKGRFAVQVASFSEENQAVNLVRRLQASGYRAYSLMVDVKGAGRRYRVRVGPYEELDDAQGAAGRIRLQHKLAAYVTRRE; from the coding sequence GTGGTCTTCAAGCGCCCAGAACGCCGGCCCCGGCAGAGGGCCGCCCGGGAGCCAGCCTCCCCGGCCAAACGGGGTCTGGGCTGGGTGTTCGCGGGCATTCTAATCTGCTGGGCCTTTGTCCTGGGCATCCTGGTGGGCCAGGGTTCCTTGGCCACGCCAGAGCAGGTGGCCTGGGTGAAGCAGGCCCTGGGCCTGGAGCGCCTGCTGGGCTCCGAGCCCGCCCCGCCGCCCCAGCGGCTCACCGAGGCCCAGTTCTCCTTTTACGACCGGGTAAAGCAGCAACGCCAGACCGCGCCCGAGCAGCCCGCCGCCCCGAGCAAAGCCACGGCCAAGGCTCCCCCGGCTCCGGCCGCCGCCCCCAAGCCGAACGCCCCATCGGCGCCCGCCCAGGCTACGGCCACCGAGGCCAAAGCGGCGGCGGAGACCAAACCGGCGTCCGAGGGTAATGCCACCCCCAAGGCCAAACCGGCCGAGACACCCGCGCCCGCCGGCTCGGCGGCCCCCACCCAGGCCGAGGGCAAGGGCCGCTTCGCGGTGCAGGTGGCCTCCTTTTCCGAGGAAAATCAGGCCGTGAACCTGGTGCGCCGCCTGCAGGCGAGCGGCTACCGCGCCTATTCCCTCATGGTGGACGTGAAGGGGGCGGGACGCCGCTATCGGGTGCGGGTGGGGCCCTATGAGGAGCTGGACGATGCCCAGGGGGCGGCGGGCCGCATCCGTTTGCAACACAAGCTGGCCGCCTACGTCACTCGCCGGGAATGA
- the alr gene encoding alanine racemase, with protein sequence MTRVAPSPDNLVSVDLTAIAANLRALRALLPPKVGVAGVVKADAYGHGMVPVARRLKAAGAETLAVALPGEGVLLRRAGIEGPILVLMGLAPGQAPLAVAHDLSPFLAAWEDFAALSQAAQDAGTQATCHLKVDTGMSRLGVEADQALDLLERAAALPGLKIQGLASHLATSGVPGDPTAQKQAEIFSSLLGEARRRGHALTESSLEASGGVMAPPPAAPEPPGLARLGISLYGGLPAPESQGAAPLKGAMRFTSRLMAVRRVPAGAGVSYGHIWKAPRDTWLGVVAAGYSDGYPRSASNRAQVLIRGQAAPLRGRVCMNAIMVDLTGFAPLPAPGEEVVLLGRSGEREITADQLGEWAGTISYEITCSLGAANRRRHRS encoded by the coding sequence ATGACCCGCGTGGCGCCCAGCCCCGACAACCTGGTGAGTGTGGACCTGACCGCCATCGCGGCCAACCTGAGAGCCCTGCGCGCCCTGTTGCCCCCGAAGGTGGGGGTGGCCGGGGTGGTCAAGGCCGACGCCTATGGCCACGGCATGGTGCCGGTGGCCCGGCGTCTCAAGGCGGCGGGGGCCGAGACCCTGGCCGTGGCCCTGCCGGGCGAGGGCGTGCTCTTGCGCCGGGCGGGGATCGAGGGCCCCATCCTGGTGCTCATGGGCCTCGCCCCGGGCCAGGCCCCCCTGGCCGTGGCCCACGACCTGAGCCCCTTTCTGGCCGCCTGGGAGGATTTCGCCGCCCTGAGCCAAGCCGCGCAAGACGCCGGAACCCAGGCCACCTGCCATCTGAAGGTGGACACCGGCATGAGCCGCCTGGGGGTGGAGGCGGACCAGGCTCTTGATCTCTTGGAGCGGGCGGCGGCCCTGCCCGGCCTTAAGATCCAGGGCCTGGCCAGCCATCTGGCCACCAGCGGGGTGCCGGGCGACCCCACCGCCCAAAAACAGGCCGAGATTTTCAGCTCCCTGCTTGGCGAGGCCAGGCGGCGCGGCCACGCCCTGACCGAATCCAGCCTGGAGGCCAGCGGCGGGGTTATGGCCCCTCCCCCGGCCGCGCCGGAGCCGCCGGGGCTGGCCCGGCTGGGCATCAGCCTCTACGGCGGCCTGCCCGCCCCGGAAAGCCAAGGGGCCGCGCCCCTCAAGGGGGCCATGCGCTTCACCAGCCGCCTGATGGCGGTGCGCCGGGTGCCCGCCGGGGCCGGGGTGTCCTACGGCCACATCTGGAAGGCCCCCCGCGACACCTGGCTGGGGGTGGTGGCCGCGGGCTATAGCGACGGCTACCCCCGCAGCGCCTCCAACCGGGCCCAGGTGCTGATCCGGGGCCAAGCCGCTCCCCTGCGGGGCCGGGTGTGCATGAACGCCATCATGGTGGACCTCACCGGCTTCGCCCCCCTGCCCGCGCCGGGCGAGGAGGTGGTGCTGTTGGGCCGCTCGGGCGAGCGGGAGATCACCGCAGATCAGTTGGGCGAGTGGGCGGGGACCATTTCTTATGAGATCACCTGCTCCCTGGGCGCGGCCAACCGCCGCCGCCATCGCTCTTGA
- the argS gene encoding arginine--tRNA ligase: MKKTLAAQLLEALERACAAGDLPAVEEVPEFVVEKTKQAEHGDLASNLAMQLARPCRQAPRKIAEVLLKHLGQGHGLIERTEIAGPGFINFFLNPAAWHAVLPVILAQGPDFGRGEWGAGAKVQVEFVSANPTGPLHVGHGRGAALGDAIARVLAFSGFEAQREYYLNDAGNQMATLGRSVLVRARQLKGSDEPFPDNHYRGEYIKDLAAELLAIPQGAGLLEMAQDEAVALASQWAGQKILDGIKDDLAAFNVSIGSYFSEKSLVTDGAVERAFAALEEKGLLYEAEGALWFKATEFGDEKDRVVKRSNGEITYFASDIAYHLDKFRRGFSRLVDVWGADHHGYVPRLKASLAGLGREPEDLTVVLVQMVNLLRGGEPVAMSTRAGEFVTLREVVDEVGGDSARFIFLTRRSDAQLDFDLEVAKAQSMDNPVFYVQYAHTRVSAILRKAEAEGVALPDPANTDLACLELATEVELAKRLAEFPELIEGAARALEPHRLTYYLHELAGAFHSYYNATHVLVDDQGLSAARLVLVQAVGRVLANGLELLGVNAPEKM, encoded by the coding sequence ATGAAAAAGACCCTGGCCGCCCAACTCCTGGAGGCCCTGGAGCGGGCCTGCGCCGCCGGCGACTTGCCCGCGGTGGAGGAAGTTCCCGAGTTCGTTGTGGAAAAGACCAAGCAGGCCGAGCACGGCGATTTGGCCAGCAACCTGGCCATGCAACTGGCCCGGCCCTGCCGCCAGGCCCCGCGCAAGATCGCCGAGGTGCTGCTTAAGCACCTGGGCCAGGGCCACGGCCTGATCGAGCGCACCGAGATCGCCGGTCCCGGCTTCATCAATTTTTTCCTGAACCCGGCCGCCTGGCATGCGGTGCTGCCGGTCATCCTGGCCCAGGGACCCGACTTCGGCCGGGGCGAGTGGGGCGCGGGGGCCAAGGTGCAGGTGGAGTTCGTCAGCGCCAACCCCACCGGCCCCCTGCACGTGGGCCACGGCCGGGGCGCGGCCCTGGGCGACGCCATCGCCCGGGTGCTGGCCTTCAGCGGCTTTGAGGCCCAGCGCGAATACTATCTGAACGACGCGGGCAACCAGATGGCCACCCTGGGGCGCAGCGTGTTGGTGCGGGCCAGGCAGCTCAAAGGCTCGGACGAGCCCTTCCCGGACAACCATTACCGGGGCGAGTACATCAAGGACCTGGCCGCCGAGCTGCTGGCCATCCCCCAGGGCGCGGGCCTGCTGGAGATGGCCCAAGACGAGGCGGTGGCCCTGGCTTCCCAGTGGGCGGGGCAGAAGATTCTGGACGGCATCAAGGACGACCTGGCCGCCTTCAACGTCTCGATCGGCAGCTATTTCAGCGAAAAGAGCCTGGTCACCGACGGGGCGGTGGAGCGCGCCTTTGCCGCCCTGGAGGAAAAGGGCCTGCTTTACGAGGCCGAGGGCGCCCTGTGGTTCAAGGCCACCGAGTTCGGCGACGAGAAAGACCGGGTGGTCAAGCGCTCCAACGGCGAGATCACCTACTTCGCCAGCGACATCGCCTATCACCTGGACAAGTTCCGCCGGGGATTTTCGCGCCTGGTGGACGTGTGGGGGGCCGACCACCACGGCTACGTGCCCCGGCTCAAGGCCTCGCTGGCCGGGCTGGGCCGGGAGCCCGAGGACCTCACCGTGGTGCTGGTGCAGATGGTCAACCTGTTGCGCGGCGGTGAGCCGGTGGCCATGTCCACCCGGGCCGGCGAGTTCGTGACCCTGCGCGAGGTGGTGGACGAGGTGGGCGGCGACAGCGCCCGCTTCATCTTCCTCACCCGGCGCTCCGACGCCCAGCTGGACTTCGACCTGGAAGTGGCCAAGGCCCAGTCCATGGACAACCCGGTGTTTTACGTGCAATACGCCCACACCAGGGTCAGCGCCATCCTGCGCAAGGCCGAGGCCGAAGGCGTGGCCCTGCCCGACCCGGCAAACACGGACCTGGCCTGCCTGGAGCTGGCCACCGAGGTGGAGTTGGCCAAGCGCCTGGCCGAGTTCCCCGAATTGATCGAGGGCGCGGCCAGGGCCCTGGAGCCCCACCGCCTCACCTATTACCTGCACGAGCTGGCCGGGGCCTTCCATTCCTACTACAACGCCACCCACGTGCTGGTGGACGACCAGGGCCTCAGCGCGGCCCGTCTGGTGCTGGTGCAGGCGGTGGGCCGGGTGCTGGCCAACGGCCTGGAGCTGCTGGGCGTGAACGCGCCGGAGAAGATGTAG
- a CDS encoding formylglycine-generating enzyme family protein — MQARFFGFLAASFFLAACLLASAGLAGAAPDYSNLPAKYADLPKKVTNELGMEFVLIPPGTFMMGSPKSEPGHQEREQQHQVTLTRPFYLQTTEVTLEQWHKVMGKRWLAAQRPGGPKSPVTQVSWFQAEQFIYKLNHSGKASYRLPTEAEWEYAARAGSQTSYPWGEGIDCDRAMYANNSLKYDGCQKYYLSRGLSADDPAPVGSFPPNAWGIYDTAGNVWEWVSDWLGPYPQGPATDPQGPVSGEWRVRRGGSWFGKPHYLRSANRNFASPASKYNTLGFRLVKEIP; from the coding sequence ATGCAAGCACGCTTTTTTGGCTTCCTGGCCGCCTCCTTCTTCTTAGCGGCATGTTTACTTGCCTCGGCGGGCCTCGCCGGGGCCGCCCCTGATTACTCCAACCTGCCGGCCAAGTACGCCGACCTGCCCAAAAAGGTCACCAACGAGTTGGGCATGGAGTTCGTGCTCATCCCCCCCGGCACCTTCATGATGGGCAGCCCCAAAAGCGAGCCGGGCCATCAGGAGCGGGAACAGCAGCACCAGGTCACCCTCACCCGGCCTTTTTACCTGCAAACCACCGAGGTTACCTTGGAGCAGTGGCACAAGGTTATGGGTAAGCGCTGGTTGGCCGCCCAGCGCCCCGGCGGGCCCAAGTCCCCGGTGACCCAGGTGTCCTGGTTTCAGGCCGAGCAGTTCATCTACAAGCTCAACCACTCGGGCAAGGCCAGCTACCGCCTGCCCACCGAGGCGGAGTGGGAATACGCCGCCCGGGCCGGCAGCCAAACCTCCTACCCCTGGGGCGAAGGCATCGACTGCGACCGGGCCATGTATGCCAACAACAGCCTGAAATACGACGGCTGCCAGAAGTACTACCTCTCCCGGGGTCTGTCCGCCGACGACCCGGCTCCGGTGGGAAGCTTCCCGCCCAATGCCTGGGGCATCTACGACACCGCGGGCAACGTTTGGGAGTGGGTCTCCGACTGGCTGGGGCCCTACCCCCAAGGGCCTGCGACCGACCCTCAGGGCCCGGTCAGCGGCGAGTGGCGGGTGCGCCGGGGGGGCAGTTGGTTCGGCAAGCCCCACTACCTGCGCTCGGCCAACCGCAACTTCGCCAGCCCGGCCTCCAAGTACAACACCCTGGGCTTCCGCCTGGTCAAGGAGATACCTTAG